The genomic DNA CGGCGCTCGGCAAAGGCCGTGAACGCCTCGCGCGCCTCGGCGGTGCGCAGGCGCTGGGCGAACTGCTCGCCTTCGGCCTGCATCTGCGTGACCAGCACCTCGCCGTTGCGCATCAGGCGCTTGGTGGCGGTGAGAGCGCCGGCCGGCTGGCGTGCCAGGCGCTGGGCGAGCGCGAGCGCCTCGGCATCGAGCTTGTCGAGCCGGACCACGCGGTTGGCGAGGCCCCAGTGCAGCGCGGCCTGCGCCGGCACCGTTTCGCCGAGCGCGAACATCTCATAGGCACGGGCATGGCCGATGCGCGCAGGCATCAGCAGGCTGGACGCCGCTTCCGGCACCAGCGCGAGGCTGACGAAGGGTGTCGACAACTGCGCGTTGTCGGCGAGCACCACGAGGTCGCAATGCAGCAGCATCGTGGTGCCGACGCCGACGGCGCGGCCCTGCACCGCCGCGACCAGCGGCCGGGTGCAGCGCGCCAGAGACTGGATGAAGCGGACGACATTGCGGCTGCCTTCGGACTTGCCGGCCGCGACCGCGGCGAATTCGCCGACGTCGTTGCCGGCGGTGAACATGTCGCCCTCGCCGCGGATCAGGATCACGCGGGCTGATACGTCGCTCTCGGCGGCTTCGATGGCGTCGGCGAGCTTGCCGTACATCGCATCGGTCAGCGCGTTCTTCTTGTCGGGCCGCGCCAGCGTGAGGGTGAGGATTCCACTATTGGTCTCGATCCGGACATGCTCGGTCATTGATCTGCTCCTTGGTCTGAATGTCGTGTTTCTGAAGATCTTGGAAACTTGTCCTGAATGCTCGTCAGCCAGCGCGCGACGATGTCGATCTCGGCCGCCGTAAATCCCTCCGTCAGCGCCGCGTTAACCTGCTCTGCGCCGGCTTTCGCCTGCGCCAGCGCGGTGCGTCCCTTCGGCGTCAGAAAGATGCGCCAGGCGCGTCCGTCTTCGCGATCGACCCGTCGCTCGATCAGCTTCGCAGCCTCCGTGCGGTCGACGAGGCCGGAAATGCCGGCCGGACCCATGTCGAGCGCCGCGCCCGCCTCGCCCATCAGGACACCGTCCTGCTTGCCGAGGATGAACAGCAGTCCCGCTTGTGCCGGCGTCACCTCGTTGTCCGGGCGCGCCGCCATCCAGCGCTGCAGGCGGCGCTGTGCGACGTTGAGCAGGTAAATCAGCCGATGATGCCGCGCGCCAGCCGTTTTATTTCGCATGCGAAATATTTAGCCGGGCGCGAGGTGGTTGTCAAACGAACCGTTTGACTACGGCGCGCAGGTGAAGCTCGCCGCCTCCGTCACCGGTCCCGACTTGTAGTGCGGCCAGGCCGGCCATCGGCACAGCGGCAGTGCTCGGGTCACTGCGAAGGACGGCGCCTCGACTTTCTGCTCGCTGACTTCGAGATCGCCGGGCGCCTTGCCCTTCTCGACCCAGTCGACCAGCACGCTGAGCATGTCGACATTGGCCGGCGCGCCGGAGCCGACATGGTCGACGCCGGGTGCGGTGTAGAGCCGCGCGAATTCGGTCGTCTCGGCCTTGCCCAGCTTGCGCTCGACGCTCTCGAAATAGCGGATGCCGGCATAGGGGCTCTGGGCATAATCGGCCATGTGCTCGAGCATGATCAGCCGGCCGCCGTGCGCGCGGAAGCGGCTGAGATCGGGATCGGTCGAATCCATCAGCTTCGACACTTCGAGCAGCCGCGCCTTGTGCTCCTCCACCTTGTAGGTGGTGACGTCGAGCTTGGGATCGCGCGCGAACACATATTGGATGCCGCCGGCGCCGTAGATCCAGGCGATGCCGTTGTTGGGCGCGGGCGGCTGGGCCGGCGGCGCGGTGCCGAGCCACCACGCGGTCCAGCCGCCGGTCGGCCCGATCGCCGGCGTGTCCTCGCCCGAGACGCCCCAACCCGGATAATCGTCGAGACCATTGGCGAGCACGAACGGGAATTTGTAAGGTCCGTGCAAGGTCTCGATCGCCTTGATCTGCGCATCGGTGAGACACTGATCGCCTGTCTTTCCGTCCGCGCAGCGTAACGTTTCGGCCTTGAAGGCGGCCTTGCAGCCGACGGGATCCTGCACCAGCGCATCGTCGGAGCCGTCGGCCTTGTCGCACGCCGCCCGCACGGCCTCGCCGACGAGCTTCACCTGCGCCGGGTTGATCCAGCCTGCGCCCATGGTGACGAGACCCGAGCGCGTGCCGGCGTGCTGCAGGCCGACCCAGTTGATCACGGGCACGCGGGCGAAGATGCCGTCGAAATCGTCGGGGTAACGCTGTGCCATGGTGAGGCCTTCGCGGCCGCCCTCGGACGAGCCCATGAAGTACATCTTGTCAGGCTTCTTGCCGTAAGCGCGCTCCATCAGCCCGACAGCCGCGTCGCGCACCCGCTTGTAGGCGCGATGGGCAAAGTTCTCGAACGCCTCGTCATTGAGCGCAAAGACCTGCGGCAGCTCGCCTTGCTTGGTCTCATGGCCCGAATCCGTGCCGTAGGTGACGAAGCCGCGCGCCAGCGGCGACGGCTTGTCGAACGGATAGGCTGGCGGCAGCGCAAGGCCGGTGATCAGCACGCCGTTGAATCCGCCGCCGCCATATTGCAGCGAGCGCCCGTTCCACTCGACGGGAAGGTTGACCTGAAACTTGATCGGCGGCGCCTTGGGGTCGACGGGGTCGATATGGCCGAGCACCTTGCAGAAGGCGGGACTGGCCGGCGTGACGCGCCCCGACGGCGTCGGCCCGCGTTCGGCAATAGCGAGCGGCGACGGTGCTTGCAGCGTTGCGGAATCGATCTTCGCGGCGTCAGTGCCGCCGTTGAGGCCCTTGCAGACTGTTTCTGCATTCTCCGCCAGGGTGGCGGCGACCACTGCGTTCGCGCTCAGGGCGGCCGCAGCGCCCACGAGCCATGCGCACAGCTTCGCTGTTGTGAGCGTCATCGTTTCCACCCCTTGTGTCTTATTCAGTCTACCAGAGGCCGCATTCAATGCGACCTCCGGGCAGCCGTCAATGGACGTTAGTGCTCGAACACCAGCCGCGCGCCGACCGTGCCGTCGAGGCTGCGGATCTGCTGGAGCAGCGCGGCGGAATCCTGGCCACCGAGATCGGCATCGAGCACGACGTAGCCGAGATCGCCTGCCGTCTCCAGATATTGCGCGGCGATGTTGATGTCGCGCTGCAGGAAGACCTCGTTGAGCCTGCGCAGCATGCCGGGCACGTTGCGATGGACGTGACTGAAGCGCGCGCCGGAAGGCCGCAGATGCAGCTGCACCTCCGGAAAATTCACCGCGCCCATGGTCGAGCCCGTGATGAAATAGTCGACCAGTTTTCGCGCGACTTCCCCACCGATACGCTCCTGGGCCTCTTCGGTGGAGCCGCCGATATGCGGGGTTAGGATGACGTTCTCGAGGCCCTGCACCGGGCTCTTGAAGCGGTCCGCGTTCGAGGACGGCTCGACCGGAAACACGTCGATGGCGGCGCCGGCGAGGTGACCGTCGCGCAGGGCACGCGCCAGCGCGTCGAGATCGACCACGGTCCCGCGGCTGTTGTTGATCAGGAACGAGCCCGGCTTCATCGCCCGCAGCTCCTTCTCGCCGATCATGCCCGCGGTCTCCGGCGTCTCCGGCACGTGCAGGCTGACGACATCGCTCTGCGCCAGCAGCTCGTCCAGCCGCTCGACCGGCTCGGTGTTGCCGTGGCGGAGCTTGTCGGTGCGGTCGAAATAGATCACGCGCATGCCGATCGCTTCCGCCAGCGTCGAGAGCTGCGAGCCGATATTGCCGTAGCCGACGATGCCGAGGGTGCGGCCTCGCACCTCGCGGCTGCCGGTCGCCGACTTGTCCCAGCCGCCGTCGTGGGCCGACACCGAGCGCGGGAATATGCGACGCAGCAGCATCACGATCTCGCCGATCACGAGCTCGGCGACGCTGCGCGTGTTGGAGAACGGCGCGTTGAACACGGGAATGCCGCGCTTGCGCGCGGCCGCAAGGTCGACCTGGTTGGTGCCGACGCTGAAGCAGCCGACCGCGAGCAGCCCGTCGGCGGCGGCGAGCACCTCGTCGGTGATCTGGGTGCGCGAGCGGATGCCGAGCAGCGACACGCCTTTGAGCGCCTTGCGCAGATCCTCGCCGTCCAGCGCCTTGGTCAGCCGCTCGACATTGGCGAAGCCCGCACTCCTGAAAAGGTCGACAGCGCTATCATTGACGCCTTCGAGCAACAGTGCCTTCGCGCTCCGCTCAGGGCTTTGGCCTGGGGCTGACATGGTGTCTCCGTGGATCATGAGCTTTGGCTGAGCACATAGACCGCTGACGATGCACAGCACAATAGGGGTCGGATACGGGAAGAAGATGGCGGAACGCGAGATGCGCTTGGCATCCCACCAGCGCGGTCATATCAGTGCGCCGTGGTCGTTTCGCTCGCCGTCAAATCACATAAAACCCGTGCGTGCCGTCGCGGCGGAGCTGCTCGACGAGGCCGTATTCCCAATCGAGATAGGCCTGCATCGCTTTCTCCGCGACGTCGGTACCTTCGTAGGGACGGCGGTAGCGGTGCGCCGGATCTGGCTTGGGCAGCACGTGCGGCGCGCCGAGCTCGAGCGCGCCGTCATAGCCGCCTTCGAGCACATAGACCTCCCAGCCCATCTGCGCCAGCCACGACGCCGTCATGTCGGCGCGGACGCTCCTGTCGTCGGTCAGCACGATGCGCGCGCCGCGCACGGGCGCGGCCATGTCGGTTTCCTGCACGAGCTGGCCCCCCGGATAGTGGCGGAAGCCCGGCAGATGGCCGGCCGCATATTCTTCCGCATCGCGCACGTCGAAGCGGTACAGCGTGCGATCCCTCTGCGCGACGAGCGCAGCCATCTCGCTGGCGCCGATGTGGCGCACGCCGGCGCGATAGGCGACATCGCGCGCATTGGCCGGACCGCCGTCGAACGATCCGATCGCGCCGCGCCGGTCGGCGCCGTGATCGAGCGTGTGCCGCGCCAGCGTCCAGCCGATTGTGCCGTTGCGCAGCGCCCGCACTTTGTTGGGCACGCCGGCATTGATCAGCGATTGGGTGCCGATGATGGAGCGGGTGCGGCCGGCGCAATTGACGATGATGGTGGTGTCAGGATCGGGCGCGGCCTGGCCTGCCCGCAGCACCAGCTCCGCGCCGGGCACGCTGACCGAGCCCGGAATGTTCATGGTCGCGTATTCGTCGAAGCGGCGAACGTCGAGGATGGCGATGTCGGCCTTGTCCGCGATCAGCTTGGCCACCTCATCCGCGCTGAGCGAGGGCGTATGCCTGCGCGACTCGACCAGCTCGCCGAACGCCTTCGAATAGGAGTTGACGTCCTCGAAGACCTCATAGCCCGCCGCACGCCAGGCCTTCAGCCCGCCCTCGAGCGCACTGACATTGGTGTAGCCGAGCGCGGCGAGACTTTCAGCACCGCTCGCGACCAGCCCCTCGCCGTCATCATAGAGAACGATCGCCACGCCCTTGCGCGGCAGCCGCGTCTCGGCCTCGATCGCGATCCGGTCGGCGGCCATGTTGGCGGCGAACAGCGGATGCCCGGTCGCAAAACCCGCCTCGTATCTGAGATCGAGCAGCGCGATTTCTTCGCGCAACAGCAGCGCGCGGCGGATATCGGCGGGGGTGACGGTCTTCATGGCATCAATCCTGGCAAGGACAAGCCAGGGGCTTTTGACCGATTAGAGGCGCGTTGGCTAGCCTTGTCGGCTCACTCGCCGGGAACGAGCCGGGCCAGCGGCTTCTGCGCGGGTTGCCGCAGCCCGGCGCGACAGATAGAGCAGGATTCCGGTGACCGCGAACAGCGGCATCAGGATCGCGGCGATCATGAAGGCGAGCTTGCCCGGCCATCCCAGGATCTCGCCACGATGGATGTCGTAGATCGCCGCGAGGATCTTTTCGCCAAAAGTCTTGTCGGCGTAGCGCTCGGCGGAGACCAGCTGGCCGGTGACAGCATCGATGCGGAATTCATCGCGCGTGGTCTCCAGCAGCGACGCCTTGCCCCACGAGCGGATTCGGATCGCCGTGCCCGATCCCGCCGGCAGCGTCAGCAAGGTCCGGGAGAACCGGTCGCCCTCCTCGCGCTGGAACGTCATCCAGGCCTGATCGAATCCGATCGGCTGCGCGGTCTCGGCTGGGCGCGCAGCACGTGGCGGCTTTGCGGTCATCTTTGTGGCGGCAACCTGCGGGCGCGCCAGCAGCCAGGTCACGCCGTCCTTGTACCATTCGAAGGAGAAATACAGCCCGGTGAGCGCCATCGTCAGATAGATCGGCAAAACCCAGGTGCCGATCACCGTGTGCAGAGAGCGATGCAGCGCGCGGCCTCCGGGTGCGATATTCGGCTTCAGCCACATCTTCATGCTGCCCGCGCGACGCGGCCAGCGCAGCACGAGGCCGGAGACGAGCATGACGATCAGGCCGAGCGCGATGCTGCCGGTGATCGGACGTCCCCAGCCCTTGCCGTCGCCGGGAACCAGCAGCCAGCGATGCAGCCGGCGCACGGTCGCGAAGAACGCCTCGCCGCGCGGTGAGCCCAGCACCCGCGCATCGGTGGGATCGACATAGAGCGAGGTCGGCCGGTCGCCCCGGTCGTCGCGCGCAAAGCGGACATGGACCGCCGCCGACGGATCGCTCGACAGCGTGACGGCCGAGACCTTGCCGAGGTCCTGCGCCGCCTTCAGCCGCGCTACCAGCGCGTCCGGCGTCAAGGCCGGCGCCTGACGCGGCGCGACCTGCATGATGCCGGCGTTGAGATGATCGACGATCTCGTCCTCGAAACTCATGATCGCGCCGGTCAGCGCGATCAGGGACACCAGCAGCGCCAGGACCAAGCCCGCGACGGAGTGGACCTGAAACAGGACCGCCTTGACCGTGTGTCCCAGCCGCGCCGCCATGGCTAGAACTTCACCGTCGCCGACAGCGAGACCCGCCTGGCATCGCCGATGGCGACGTTGAGATTGTTGACCGCTGAGGGATAGTAAACGGTGTCGAACAGGTTCTTGACGTTGAACTGATAGATGACAGGCGTGTTCTGATACTTCGTCTCATAGGTCGCGAAGATATCGGCGACGACATAGGACGGCAGAAAGAAGGAGTTGATGGAATCTCCTGGACGGTCGCCGACATAGCGCGCGCCGCCGCCGAGGCGGAGCTGGCCGGGCAATGCGGTGCCGAAGTCGTAGACCAGATAGAGCGATGCGGTGTTCAAGGCGACGTTTTGCAGCTTCTTGCCATACAGCGTCGGATCTTCCGACGCCGTCACGCGGGCATCCGTATAGCCATAGCTGCCGATCAGAGCCCAGCTGTCGGTGAGCCTCCCGGTGACGTCCAGCTCGACGCCGCGCGAACGTGCACGCCCGACGGTGTGGAGCTCCACGATACCCGCGCTGTTCGTCTTCGTCGTCTGCACGTTCTTCTTGTCGAGATCATAGAGCGCCAGCGTGCCGGAGATGCGCTTGTTCAGATCGAACTTGACGCCGGCCTCGTATGACACGCCCTCTTCCGGAGGGACGTTGGAATCGATCACCACGCCGATCGGCGCAATGGTCGAGTTCGGCTTCAGCGATTGAGTGTAGCTCGCATAGAGCGAGATCTGGTCGGTCAGCTTGAAGATGGCGCCGCCGAGGGGCAGCACCTTGTCCTGGGACACGTTGGTATTGGTGTTGAACGGCTTTCCGCGACCCGCGATCTGATCGTAGTCCATGTAACGCACGCCGCCGACCAGCGCGAAGCGTTCGGTCAGATGCAGGGTGTCCTGGGCAAACAGCGACCATTGGCCGAGCTTGTCGGTCTGCGCGCTGTCGGAGTTCGATGCCGTGGTGCCCGGTCCGATCAGCCCGTAGACGGGATTGTAGACATTGAAGGCGGGCGTCGTCTGCCGGATCAGGGTGTCGCGATAGATCGTGCGATATTGCCCGTCACCGCCGAACACCACCTCGTTGCGCATGTCGCCGAGCCAGAAGCTGCCGGAAACATAGGACGTTCCGTAGCTGACGTTGCTGAGCGAACTTCCCGTGCCATCGTTGCTGCGCGTCTCCCTGCCGGTCGTGAAGTCAATATTGGTGATGCGGAGCTGGTTGGCGCTGAAGGTCTCCGTGTTGTAGCTGTAGCCGGCGTAGAGCTTCCAATCCTGGTTGAAGCGGTGCTCGACAGATGCCTGCATCAGGTCGGAGGTGCCCCAGGTGTTGTTGAAGGGTTCATCCAGCCGTCGCGTTGCAGGCACGGCCAGCGGCGCCTTGGTCACTGGATTGAACGCCGTGCCGCGATCGAATGGGTAGATGAACTCGCGGTGCTCGTAGTTGAGCTGCACCGTGGTGTCCTGGCCGTACCAGGCCAGCGACGGCGCCACCAGCATCTCGCGGTGCCGGCCGAAATTGCGCCAATAATCTTCGCTGACGCCGTAGCCGATGAAACGATAGGCGAGGCCCTGGTCACCGATCGGACCGGTGACGTCGAGCAGGCCGTCGGCGCCGGTCTTCGAAGCGCTGAAGGCCGAGCCGAGCAGTGTGACCGAACCGTGCTGGTAGAGCTCGGGCCGCTTGCTGATGGTGTTGACGATGCCGCCAGGATCCATGATGCCGTAGAGCAGCGACGCCGGCCCTTTCAGCACCTCGACGCTCTCGACCGCAGGATTGAAGCTGCGGCCTTGCACCAGCGGCATGCCGTTGCGCATGATCGAGCCGTCGCGGTTGTCGCCGAAGCCGCGGCGGATCACGGCGTCCTGGCTGCCCGCGAGCGTATTGGTCTGGGTAATGCCGGAGACGTTGATGAGCGCGTCGTCGATGTTGCGCGGCAGCTGGTCCTTCAGCACCTGCTCGGGCACGACGTTGACCGCCTGCGATGTGTCGAGCGGCGAGGCGCCGCTGCGCAAAGTCGTGGCGCTCGGCATCGCGCGGTATCCGAGCTTGGCGGCCTGCTGTGCGGCTGCGTCCGCGGCGGCGCGCTCCGAGAGCGTCGGCGTAGCAGGTGCCGGATTGCGATTCGACTGGCGGCGCGCCGCAGTCTGCGTGCGGCGGGAAGACTGATCCGAAGCGCGCGCCGGTTTCGGCCGCGGCGCCGGCGCGTCCACCGTGACGGGCGGCAGCGCCGATTGGGCCTGCGCAGCCGTCGTATTGAGGGGAGATGCGAGCAGCACCGCTGCACCGATGAGAAGACCTGCGCGGCTCTCGCCGGCGCGAAGACGATGGCTGCCGAGATGCAGGCCATCCACGGAGGCACGCACTTTCATTCCACTTCAATTCAGGAACATTGAAGTGTGCGCGTGTAACAGTCGTCTCGATTGAAGAGAACCGCAGACGGATTTGAATCGCTCTAGTGTTGAATCGTTCTAAGCGTAAATCCACGCCGAACGGCAATCACCGATCGATGCCGCAGCAAAGGCGGCACGCTGCGCGAATTTGCGAAGCAGCGTGCGGCGGAATTTTTTGCGCCTTTACGCGGTGGCAGGCGCCGTCAACTCGTCGATCTTGCGCTTCAACGCAGTGCCGTCGGACGACGCGCGCAGAGGCGGGCGCACGCGCAGCCAGGCGGCATCGCCGGTCTGCGCCGCGAGGATCGCCTTCAACGTCGCCGTGAAGGAGGCCGTCTTCAGCACGACGTCGATCGCAGCCTGCATCCGCGCTTCGACATCCTTGCCCTCGACCATTCCCTTGACCAGCTCGGGCACGACATTGGCCATGCCGCAAATGGTGCCGGCCCCGCCCGCGGCAATCGCGCGGGCGATATCGGCTTCGTTGCCGACGGTGATGGCGAGCTCGGGAGCTGCAGCACGGAACGCCTGGAACTGCTTGAAGTCGCCGCTGGAGTCTTTCAGACCCGCGACCACCTTGCCGTAACGCTTGCGCAAGCTCGCAGCGACAGTCGTGGGGATCGCAACGCCCGACGTCTGCGGGATGTGATAGAGATAGGCGCGCAACCGATCGTCGGCGACACCGTCGATGATCGCAGCAAAGGCATCCTCGATGCCTTCAGGCGTGACGCTGCGGTCGAAATAGGGCGGCAGCACCAGCACGTGACGCAGGCCGAGGCCGAGCACGGCGCGCGTCAGGGCGATGCTGTCGGTGATGGCAGGGAAGCCGCCGCCGATGCCGATGCGCTCCGGCGCAATGCCGGCCTTGAGCACGGCCTCGATGGTCGCGGTGCGCTCGCTGACATTGAAGGAGGTGCCCTCGCCCGTGGTGCCGAACAGCACGACGCCGTCGACTCCCTTGCCGAACAGCTGCCTGGCATGGGCCGCGAGCTTTGCCGAATCCACGCTGCCGTCGGACGCCAGCGGCGTCGCCGATGCCACCCAGAACCCGCGAATTGCCTCGGTCATCACACTGCCCTTTGTTTCGATCCCGACCTAAGCCTCTGATCTCTAACGATCTTACGGAGCTGCGCCGAGCCTTGTTTTTGCTTTACTTTTCATCTTGTACCTTACATACAAGAGACACGCAAACTCTTTCCGGCGTCACGGCGTGCATGGGCGCAGCCAAATATTGAGGAGGTCTCGCATGAACATGGTGACCCCCATCGGGCGACCCGACCAATTGCTCGGCGCCCTGCGCGACAAGCTTGGCGCGGCCGCCGTGTTGATCGGCACCGACGTGCCGGCACGCAATTGCAACGACTGGAGCGCGAGCTTGCCGCAGGCGCCGCTGGCGGTGATCCGCCCCGTGGACGCGCAAGGCGTGGCTGATGCGATTGCGACATGTCGGCAGGCGCATCTGCCGTTCGTGCCGCAGGGCGGACTGACCGGACTGTGCCGCGGCGCCTCGCCCGAGGCCGGCTGGGTCGCGATCTCGCTGGAGCGCATGACCGGCATCGAGGAGATCGATCCGGCGTCGATGACGATGACGGTGAAGGCCGGAACGCCGCTGGAGACGATCCAGAAGGCCGCGGACGAGGCCGGCTTCTTCTTCCCGCTCGACCTCGGCTCGCGCGGCTCCTGCGCGATCGGCGGCAATCTCTCGACCAATGCCGGCGGCAACCGCGTGATCCGCTACGGCATGACGCGCGAGCTGGTGCTCGGTCTCGAAGTAGTGCTGCCCGACGGCACCGTCATCACCAGCCTCAACAAGCTGATGAAGAACAATGCGGGCTATGACCTCAAGCATCTCTTCATCGGCTCCGAAGGCACGCTCGGCATCATCACCCGCGTGGTGCTGAAACTGTTTCCGAAGCCGCGCTCGACCATGGCCGCGCTGTGCGCGCTGAAGGATTATGCCGCGGTGGTCGCGCTGCTCGGCGCGGCGCGCAGTGGGCTCGGCCCACTGCTGTCGGCCTTCGAGGTGATGTGGCCGGATTATTGGGACGTGATCACGACACGCGCCGGCGTGAAGCCGCCGGTCGCAGCTAACCAAGGCCTCTACGTGCTGGTGGAAGCGCAAGGCACCGACGAGAGCGTCGACGCGCCGCGCTTCCAGGCCTGGCTCGAAGAGCTGATGGAGCGCGGGCTGCTGGCGGATGCCGCCGTGGCGCAATCGCTGGCGCAGACGCAGGCCTTCTGGCGCGTGCGCGACATCTGCGCCGAGTTCGGCCAGGTGCTGGGCCCGCACATCTCCTACGATATCGGTCTTGCCGTGGCGCGGATGGACGAGTTCGCGACGCGCTGCAAGGCGGCGTTGGCCTCCGGCATCAAGGGCTGCGAAAGCGTCTATTACGGCCATATCGGCGACGGCAATCTGCATCTCGTCTCCTGGGTCACCGGCCTTGCCGTCGAGCAGCAGCCGAAGGAAGAGATGGATACGATCATCTACGGCCTAGTGCGCGAGCTCGGCGGCAGCGTCTCGGCCGAGCACGGCATCGGCACCATCAAGAAGAAATGGCTGGGACATGCCCGGAGCGAGGCCGAGATCGCGCTGATGCGAACGCTGAAAGCGGCGCTCGATCCGGACCAGCTGCTCAATCCCGGCAAGGTGGTCTGAGACAGGCAGATGCGCTCGCTCAAGCTCGATACGCCGAAATCGCTGTCGCAGCGGGTGATGCAGCGGCTGCGGCAGGCGATCATCGACGGCGAGTTCGCGCTGGGGGCCGCGATCTCAGAGGAGATGGTGGCGAATTCCTTCGGCGTCAGCCGCACGCCGGTGCGCGAGGCCATGGGACAATTGCAGGCGCAAGGCCTCGTGGTGATCCGCCCGCAGGTCGGCAGTTTCGTCTTTACGCCGAGTGCGAAAGACATCAATGCGCTCTGCACCTTCCGCATCGCGCTCGAACCCAGGGCCGCCGAGCTCGCCTGTCGCCACGACCGCGACGGTGCGATCGCCGCAATGAGCGAGGCGATCGCGGCGATGGAGCCGGCGGTCGCGGCCAAGGACAACATCGCCTATGGCCGCGCCGATGCCGCCTTTCACGAGGCGCTGTTCACCCATTGCGGCAACCGCTACCTCGCCGAATCCTATCAGCTGGTCTCGGGGCGCGTCGCCGCGCTCCGCACCAATCTGACCTCGCCGATCGACGTGCGCACCCGCACCTCGTTCGACGAGCATCACAAGCTGCTCGATCTGTTCGCACGCGGCGAGCTGGCCGCCTTCGAGGAATTGATGACCACGCACATCACCAATTCGGGGCTGGTCTATGCCAAGGCTTTGAAGGTCGAGACATCTGAGGTGGATTGAGCGAGGCTATTTCGCGTCCTTCGATCCCGGCCGGTCCAGGAAATCCAGCGCGGTGTTGATCTGATCGAGCTGGTGCTCGATCTTGTCGCGATCCTCGACCGACGGCGCCTTTTCGAGCTGCTCCACGAGCTTCTGCTTCCGCAACAGCAGGTTCTCTATGACTGTACTCACAGCTCCCCCAGCGCCAGCGGCGAACATTGCGAGCGCGCGCGAGCCGGGGCCCGCCGCAACACCTCCATCAGAATGTTCACGAGACCGGATGGTTCCTGCGGATGAACCAGCACGCATGCGGATGGAACTAGCGGCGCAGGCTGGCCCAGACTCCGCCCAGGATCAGCAGGCCGCCGAAGAGGTGGATCAGCTTCGGCGGTTCGCCGAGGATGGCAAAAGACAGCAGCGCGCTCGCGATCGGCCCGAGATAGAGCACGAGCGAGGTTCGCACCGAGCCGAACTTGCCGCCGAGCCAGGCAAAGCCGGCATAGGCGAGCAGGCCCGGAACGATCCCGGCGAAGACATAGGCCGAGAGCGCCTTGGTGCTGAAGACCTGAGCGGGCATCGCCCACATCTCCATG from Bradyrhizobium sp. CCBAU 53351 includes the following:
- a CDS encoding dihydrodipicolinate synthase family protein, with product MTEAIRGFWVASATPLASDGSVDSAKLAAHARQLFGKGVDGVVLFGTTGEGTSFNVSERTATIEAVLKAGIAPERIGIGGGFPAITDSIALTRAVLGLGLRHVLVLPPYFDRSVTPEGIEDAFAAIIDGVADDRLRAYLYHIPQTSGVAIPTTVAASLRKRYGKVVAGLKDSSGDFKQFQAFRAAAPELAITVGNEADIARAIAAGGAGTICGMANVVPELVKGMVEGKDVEARMQAAIDVVLKTASFTATLKAILAAQTGDAAWLRVRPPLRASSDGTALKRKIDELTAPATA
- a CDS encoding FAD-binding oxidoreductase, with amino-acid sequence MNMVTPIGRPDQLLGALRDKLGAAAVLIGTDVPARNCNDWSASLPQAPLAVIRPVDAQGVADAIATCRQAHLPFVPQGGLTGLCRGASPEAGWVAISLERMTGIEEIDPASMTMTVKAGTPLETIQKAADEAGFFFPLDLGSRGSCAIGGNLSTNAGGNRVIRYGMTRELVLGLEVVLPDGTVITSLNKLMKNNAGYDLKHLFIGSEGTLGIITRVVLKLFPKPRSTMAALCALKDYAAVVALLGAARSGLGPLLSAFEVMWPDYWDVITTRAGVKPPVAANQGLYVLVEAQGTDESVDAPRFQAWLEELMERGLLADAAVAQSLAQTQAFWRVRDICAEFGQVLGPHISYDIGLAVARMDEFATRCKAALASGIKGCESVYYGHIGDGNLHLVSWVTGLAVEQQPKEEMDTIIYGLVRELGGSVSAEHGIGTIKKKWLGHARSEAEIALMRTLKAALDPDQLLNPGKVV
- a CDS encoding GntR family transcriptional regulator, which encodes MRSLKLDTPKSLSQRVMQRLRQAIIDGEFALGAAISEEMVANSFGVSRTPVREAMGQLQAQGLVVIRPQVGSFVFTPSAKDINALCTFRIALEPRAAELACRHDRDGAIAAMSEAIAAMEPAVAAKDNIAYGRADAAFHEALFTHCGNRYLAESYQLVSGRVAALRTNLTSPIDVRTRTSFDEHHKLLDLFARGELAAFEELMTTHITNSGLVYAKALKVETSEVD